One genomic region from Leishmania braziliensis MHOM/BR/75/M2904 complete genome, chromosome 35 encodes:
- a CDS encoding putative 3-demethylubiquinone-9 3-methyltransferase, whose translation MKGVAADEVAKFAALQKHWWDPTGPLRSLHLLNPIRVSYVNDIVRSYAKAGGSLTDASIGLLGSHGITPQHQILDVGCGGGILAESLARIGGTVTGIDACAESIEVAEKRRQEMAANFGASSSPSNWSQRLSYRHVSLFDIVEQEKQQFDIVVASEVIEHVSDARAFLQALCEATRPGGLLFLSTIDKSLTTAIVYIGVAEMLTGFVEPGTHDWRKFIPPDDVTAFAQRFSVRKVDQHYIVTYPDFFQSAVSGDFQVNFCLSNSVNTGHYFWAGRKSPQTEEKRATMPPGG comes from the coding sequence ATGAAGGGTGTCGCTGCGGATGAGGTGGCGAAGTTCGCTGCACTGCAGAAACACTGGTGGGATCCGACAGGACCGCTGCGCTCTTTGCATCTCTTGAACCCGATCCGTGTGAGCTACGTGAACGACATTGTACGGTCGTATGCTAAGGCCGGCGGCAGCTTGACCGATGCGTCGATCGGTCTCCTCGGCAGCCACGGAATCACACCGCAACATCAAATTCTGGATGTcggttgcggcggcggtatTCTGGCCGAGAGCTTAGCTCGTATTGGGGGCACCGTCACCGGCATCGACGCCTGCGCTGAGTCCATCGAGGTTGCGGAGAAGCGTCGTCAGGAAATGGCTGCAAATTTcggtgcctcctcctcgccctccaaCTGGTCCCAGCGGCTTTCCTACCgccacgtctctctctttgacattgtggagcaggagaagcagcagttTGACATAGTCGTGGCGAGTGAAGTAATCGAGCACGTGAGTGATGCACGCGCGTTTCTGCAGGCCCTCTGTGAGGCGACGAGGCCTGGTGGGCTTCTCTTCTTGTCAACCATAGACAAGTCACTGACGACTGCCATCGTGTACATCGGGGTGGCGGAGATGCTCACAGGCTTCGTGGAGCCAGGCACGCACGACTGGCGGAAATTTATTCCGCCGGATGACGTCACCGCGTTTGCACAGCGCTTCAGCGTGCGCAAGGTGGACCAACACTACATCGTCACTTACCCTGATTTCTTTCAGTCCGCCGTTTCGGGCGACTTCCAGGTAAACTTTTGCCTTTCGAATAGCGTGAACACAGGGCATTACTTCTGGGCAGGCCGTAAGTCCCCTCagacagaagagaaaagggcaaCCATGCCTCCTGGCGGATGA